GAGGTCTTGCAGTACATACTGCTCGACCGGCTCGGAGAAGACATCAAGGTCATCGTCATACCATCGGGCCAGGGCCTAGACCTGGTACTCCCGGAGATTATCCCCTGAACAGAACAGGCGGTAGTCTCAGTGACGGGGAGTTCCGCGAAATGAATTGTCTGTATCACCATGACATGGTAGGATAGTGTCACCAAAACCAGTCCGCTGAAGATGAGGGAAGTTGATTATGGCATTTCGTGCATTTGTTGTTCCACGTCACATTTACACCGGACCAGGAGCACTGGAGAACCTGAGCACCGTGGAAGCGAAGCGGGCCCTGATTGTTACCGATTCAACACTTCGTAAACTCGGGATAGTGGAACGCGTGGAGAAAATACTGCACACCAGCAACATAGAGACGCACATCTTCGACCAGGTTGAACCGGAGCCATCAATACAAACGGCCCGGGCTGTGTTCTCTGTAGCGCAAGACTTCAAGCCCGACCTGATTATCGGGCTTGGCGGTGGTTCTCCTATGGATGTCGGCAAAATAGCTTGGGTCCTCTACGAGAACCCGGATATGGCCAGCCTGTCGTTTCCGGAATTTCGGGATGAGGTACCGAACTGTGAGCTCCGTAAGAAAGCCAGATATGTAGCAATTGCAACGACCAGCGGCACCGCATCCGAGGTAACCCCGGGCGCCGTAGCTGTAGACCTCAGTATGAATCCGCCTTACAAAACCGGCGTAGGGACGAAAGAGATGGTACCTGATATAGCCATTGTCGATCCCGAACTAACAGTTTCAATACCACCGGATGTAACCGCCAACACCGGTTTTGATGCTCTTATTCATGCCATTGAGTGTTATATACTCGAACCACCGTCGGCCATAGTTGATTCCCTGTCGTTGTGGGCTGCAAAAACCATATGGGAATGGTTACCAAAAGCAGTGGCCAACGGCAAAGACCTAATAGCCCGCGAAAAGATGCACACAGCATCACTCCAGGCAGGGATGGCGTTCGGTAACGCCAGGTTAGGACTGGTTCATGATACAGGTCATATCCTTGGCTCTACCTTCCATATTCCTCACGGTCGAGCCTGTGCTTTCCTGCTGTGCCAATCGTTCGCTCTCATTTATCCTACTCGTAAGGAACGTTTTGGAAGCCTGGCAACTGTACTGGATATAACCGGACGAGGTCATCGTGGCAAGGCTGTCAACCTGTTAACGCACATAAACGAATTGAAGCAAGTGGTAGGAATACCTCTGGCAATTAAAGACGCCGGGATTGACAATGCACGTTTCCAGGCTGAACTCGACAACATGGCCGATGTGTATATGAACAAATTTGGTCAGTACATAGCAAAAATGACACCAGAGCGGCGCCGGGTAGCCGGTGGGCATCCAGTTACTAGTGGTGGGATAAAGGAATTCTACACCCATGCCTGGAACGGGACATGGGCAGAGTTAAAGTGAACCTGCACTGACAGGAAATACAGTTATCCGGGAAGCCGAAACTCTTACGAAAAGCCTGAATTCCAAAACGGTTCGGAGGAATAGGAACCACCCGAGTAGGAATCCATTGGTACCTGTTCAACACCAGGATACATCACATTTGAGAAAGAGTGCTGCATGTATTCAGACACTTGTCAAGAGGAAGACGGTCGTACCGGATTCCGTGATACTATGTTCCGCTTTCTGTCAGCAGACTCTCCGCCATCTTCCTGCCCAGTTCTGCCGCGTCCTCCACGAGTGACGTGCTGCTCCTAACCTCTCCGGGCCTGCTGGCATAGCCACTGGCAACGAATACTCTGCCGTCAGCATAGCTGAACTCATCTGAAAACTGAGATGATATGTGTCATTAATGCGGATTATATCACAATAAAGCATAGTGGAGGATATTGTGCAAAGACAATAGGTAATAAATCTCTAGACGTATTTGTAAACCGCTTGTGGTTAATTAAGCGGCAAGATACTCAAGGACTATTTGTCGGAAGTCTAGTCATAGTACAAGAGAATCAAACATCCCGATGTTTGTGCAGTGGTGACCTGATATTTCAGAGAAATGCAGGTTAAGATTTGGTCATGGCCTTCAAAATATATCGCATCAGCCCAAAGACAGCAGGAAGTACCCGCCCACCCGGGCATGCGGAATGTAGTTGCGACATTGCTGAGGCGAGGTGTGCCGGGACTATGGTAAGCCGCTACCGGGATACTTACTTCCCCTGAAATTCGGCTTTCCTTTTTTCCAGGAAGGACTTGATTCCCTCCTCACGGTCTTCAGTATTGAAACTGTAATCTTGACCGAAGAACTCCAGGCGGCTGCTAACGGCAAGGCTGGTTTCCAGGGCCTGGTAGAGCATCATTTTTGCAATACCAATAGCTATCGGCGGCCCTTCAGCGATGCTTCTGGCTAGCTCGCAGGTGGCTACCTGGAGCTGGTCTGCCGGTACTACTTCGTTAACCAGGCCGATATCTTTGGCTTCTCCGGCACTGATCATTTTCCCGGTAAAAACCAGCTCACACGCTTTGGCCGGGCCTACCAATTGAGTCAGCAGGTAAGCCCCCGCTGATTCCGGGGGAATGCCCCGGCGGACCCAAATGGCGCCAAACTGGGCTTCTTCTGATACAATCCTGATATCACAGGACAGGGCCAGGCTAAGCCCCTGACCTACGGCAAAGCCATTCACGGAGGCAATGGTTGGCTTAACCATGTTTCTAAAAGTATCGGCGAACCGCACCAGGTTCCTGGGACCGGTAGACAGCTTCGTTAGTGGGGTTTGTCGTCCCCTGACCTCAGCGGAGTCGCCTGGTCGTTCTTTTACGTCCTCTCCGACACAAAATGCTCGGCCTGTTCCCGTTAATACTAATACTCTCGATGATGTGTCACTCTCTATTTCTTCAATAGCGTGCCATAACTCGCGGTTCATTTCCGAGGACAGAGCATTTAGCCTGTCAGGACGATTGAGGGTGATAGTGGCGATACCCTCTTTCTTTTCTAAGACGATGGTCTTATAGTCCATGACTTCTACCTCCTTGAAAACGTTTATGAAGTTGTTAGAAGCTGAGCTATCTGTTGACGGTGATAAGTCGGCTCACCGAGAAAGTTATACAGGGAACGAGATGCTCTTGTATGGAAGCTGAGTGCATGTTCCTTTGAGTAACTAACACCACTGAACACCTGGTGCCCAATTGTGCAGACTTCCCAGTAGGCCCGGCTTGCAAGAGCCTTGGCCAGATGTATGCTTTCCATAGCCGGCCTTTGCGTATCGAGCTTCCAGAGGGCTTCATAGGTAGCCCATCGGGCAGCATCCAGATGTGTGACCATATTGATAATCATGTCCTGGACTCTTTGAAAGCGACCGATAGGCATACCGAACTGTACCCTGATACGGCTGTATTCCAGCGTCATATCAAAGACAGCCTGACAACCTCCTACCTTGTAGGCACAAAGGACAGGTATGGCTTTATCTATAGACTTTTGCAGAAGTGGCCACCCCTCGTCTTTGCCGCCAAGCATGGCTGATTGGGGCACCTTCACAGAATCCAGCTTTACCTCAAAAGTTCGTCCCGTGAGAAAACCCGGGAGTCGGGTTACTGAGATTCCTTCGGATTCCCTATCCACTAGAAAGAGAGAAATTCCTTTGGCCGGGTCAGACTCTTTTTCTGTACGGGCGACAACAATAAAATGAGTGGCTGCTTGAGCATCCATGGTGAACAGCTTCAGTCCATCAAGAATAAAATCGCTACCCTCGCTGGTAGCAGTTGTCCGTATCACTCCGGGCCCCCAACTATAATCAGGTTCAGTCAGTGCCAGAGTCAGAATTTGCTTCCCTTCGGCAATGGCTGGTAGAATCTGCTGTTTTTGTTCATCAGTGCCTGCTTCCAGGACAATCAGGCTACTCAATATCCCGGAAGAGAAATACGGTCCCGGTAGAGGACCGGCGCCTATCGCTTCAAAGAGGACGCCGGCACTGGTCAGTGGATTCCCCGCGCCACCATACTGCTCCGGGATGATAATTCCCAACCAGCCCATTTCCACTACCTTGCGCCAGAGTTCGTCTGTGAGACCCGTGTCTGTCTCCTGCAGGTGCTGGATAACCTCCTTGGGGACATCTCGCTTCATGAAATCAAGTGCCGTTGCCTTTAACATCTCTTCACTTTCAGTGAGATTTAAGTCCAAACTCAT
The DNA window shown above is from Dehalococcoidales bacterium and carries:
- a CDS encoding iron-containing alcohol dehydrogenase; protein product: MAFRAFVVPRHIYTGPGALENLSTVEAKRALIVTDSTLRKLGIVERVEKILHTSNIETHIFDQVEPEPSIQTARAVFSVAQDFKPDLIIGLGGGSPMDVGKIAWVLYENPDMASLSFPEFRDEVPNCELRKKARYVAIATTSGTASEVTPGAVAVDLSMNPPYKTGVGTKEMVPDIAIVDPELTVSIPPDVTANTGFDALIHAIECYILEPPSAIVDSLSLWAAKTIWEWLPKAVANGKDLIAREKMHTASLQAGMAFGNARLGLVHDTGHILGSTFHIPHGRACAFLLCQSFALIYPTRKERFGSLATVLDITGRGHRGKAVNLLTHINELKQVVGIPLAIKDAGIDNARFQAELDNMADVYMNKFGQYIAKMTPERRRVAGGHPVTSGGIKEFYTHAWNGTWAELK
- a CDS encoding enoyl-CoA hydratase-related protein translates to MDYKTIVLEKKEGIATITLNRPDRLNALSSEMNRELWHAIEEIESDTSSRVLVLTGTGRAFCVGEDVKERPGDSAEVRGRQTPLTKLSTGPRNLVRFADTFRNMVKPTIASVNGFAVGQGLSLALSCDIRIVSEEAQFGAIWVRRGIPPESAGAYLLTQLVGPAKACELVFTGKMISAGEAKDIGLVNEVVPADQLQVATCELARSIAEGPPIAIGIAKMMLYQALETSLAVSSRLEFFGQDYSFNTEDREEGIKSFLEKRKAEFQGK
- a CDS encoding acyl-CoA dehydrogenase family protein, whose translation is MSLDLNLTESEEMLKATALDFMKRDVPKEVIQHLQETDTGLTDELWRKVVEMGWLGIIIPEQYGGAGNPLTSAGVLFEAIGAGPLPGPYFSSGILSSLIVLEAGTDEQKQQILPAIAEGKQILTLALTEPDYSWGPGVIRTTATSEGSDFILDGLKLFTMDAQAATHFIVVARTEKESDPAKGISLFLVDRESEGISVTRLPGFLTGRTFEVKLDSVKVPQSAMLGGKDEGWPLLQKSIDKAIPVLCAYKVGGCQAVFDMTLEYSRIRVQFGMPIGRFQRVQDMIINMVTHLDAARWATYEALWKLDTQRPAMESIHLAKALASRAYWEVCTIGHQVFSGVSYSKEHALSFHTRASRSLYNFLGEPTYHRQQIAQLLTTS